The Streptomyces sp. NBC_01689 genome includes a window with the following:
- a CDS encoding DUF5709 domain-containing protein, whose translation MDSQDNEEVMGDEEVMGDEVYQPEGADGREDEGILDAEDTLTDRGSDPYDEGWSPPERPLGVEHRGTTAREQHDGETLDERLSEELVDPALEELETGDDLGDLRDGDGELLDDEVGRDRAGRLVASDEGAHEDAEKDMFAEDVGIDGGAASAEEAAVHLVRDEDDGAL comes from the coding sequence ATGGACAGTCAGGACAACGAGGAAGTCATGGGCGACGAAGAAGTCATGGGCGACGAGGTCTACCAGCCCGAGGGGGCGGACGGGCGCGAGGACGAGGGCATCCTCGACGCGGAGGACACGCTCACCGACCGTGGATCGGATCCGTACGACGAGGGCTGGTCGCCGCCCGAGCGCCCGCTCGGGGTGGAGCACCGGGGCACGACCGCGCGGGAGCAGCACGACGGCGAGACCCTGGACGAGCGGTTGTCGGAGGAGCTGGTTGATCCGGCGCTGGAGGAACTGGAGACCGGCGACGATCTCGGTGACCTTCGGGACGGTGACGGCGAACTGCTGGACGACGAGGTGGGCCGGGACCGCGCGGGCCGCCTGGTCGCGTCGGACGAGGGGGCTCACGAGGACGCCGAGAAGGACATGTTCGCCGAGGACGTCGGCATCGACGGCGGCGCGGCCTCGGCGGAGGAGGCCGCGGTCCACCTCGTGCGGGACGAGGACGACGGCGCCCTCTGA
- a CDS encoding DUF6131 family protein produces the protein MIVLGAILLVIGLLVGVSLLTTVGGVLVVVGAVLWILGASGRTVGGRKHYF, from the coding sequence ATGATTGTCCTTGGCGCCATACTGCTCGTCATCGGCCTGCTGGTCGGTGTGTCCCTGCTGACGACCGTGGGCGGTGTGCTCGTCGTGGTCGGCGCGGTCCTGTGGATCCTGGGTGCGAGCGGCCGCACGGTGGGCGGGCGCAAACACTACTTCTAG
- a CDS encoding DUF2231 domain-containing protein, translated as MSTHVPGTSTRTLTPSALDTASAWWLTALDRIERSGAADPAIRVLQRGIRSLPLGDVRALLRGGPLGHPVHPVLVQVPIGCWLSAAVLDITPTGRRAPATLLAVGLAGATPAAVAGWADWADLPPEQARVGLVHAVSNVAAVACYGASLTARLRGRNAKGWLWSLGGLAAVAVSGALGGHVAYRRAVAGHPPL; from the coding sequence ATGAGCACTCACGTCCCCGGCACCTCCACCCGGACCCTGACGCCCTCAGCCCTGGACACCGCGTCGGCCTGGTGGCTGACGGCGCTGGACCGGATCGAACGGTCCGGGGCGGCGGACCCCGCCATCCGCGTGCTCCAGCGCGGGATCCGCTCGCTCCCGCTGGGCGACGTACGCGCCCTGCTGCGCGGCGGGCCGCTGGGCCATCCCGTGCATCCCGTCCTGGTCCAGGTGCCGATCGGCTGCTGGCTGTCGGCCGCCGTACTGGACATCACGCCGACCGGACGGCGCGCGCCCGCCACGCTCCTGGCCGTCGGACTGGCCGGAGCCACGCCCGCGGCGGTCGCCGGCTGGGCCGACTGGGCCGACCTGCCGCCCGAGCAGGCCCGGGTCGGCCTGGTCCACGCCGTCTCGAACGTCGCGGCGGTGGCCTGCTACGGCGCGTCCCTGACGGCGCGTCTGCGCGGCCGCAACGCGAAGGGGTGGCTGTGGTCGCTCGGCGGGCTGGCGGCGGTCGCCGTGAGCGGTGCGCTCGGCGGACACGTGGCCTACCGGCGGGCCGTCGCGGGACATCCCCCGCTCTGA
- a CDS encoding RNA polymerase sigma factor SigF: MTVTETTEARPTALPEIADPSRVAPRDARQLSRLFFDQLGVLEEGTPEYQYARNTLIEMNVSLVRFAAARFRSRDQDEMEDIVQVGTIGLIKAIDRFELTREVEFTSFAVPYIVGEIKRFFRDTSWAVHVPRRLQEARIQLAKATEELSSRLGRTPTVKELAQLMCLSEEEVDEARLASNGYASSSLDAAIHSGEDGEAALADFIGADDGALELVEDFNALAPLIAGLDDRERRIIHMRFVEERTQAQIGEDLGVSQMHVSRLLNRTLGKLRAGMLTTR, from the coding sequence ATGACAGTGACCGAGACGACGGAGGCGCGACCTACGGCGCTGCCGGAGATCGCCGACCCGTCACGCGTCGCCCCCAGGGACGCCCGTCAGCTTTCCCGGCTGTTCTTCGACCAGCTCGGCGTCCTGGAAGAGGGCACGCCCGAGTACCAGTACGCGCGCAACACGCTCATCGAGATGAACGTCTCCCTCGTCCGCTTCGCGGCCGCGCGCTTCCGCAGCCGCGACCAGGACGAGATGGAGGACATCGTCCAGGTCGGCACGATCGGCCTCATCAAGGCCATCGACCGGTTCGAGCTGACCCGCGAGGTCGAGTTCACCTCCTTCGCCGTGCCCTACATCGTCGGTGAGATCAAGCGCTTCTTCCGCGACACCAGTTGGGCCGTCCACGTGCCCCGGCGTCTGCAGGAGGCCCGCATCCAGCTCGCGAAGGCCACCGAGGAACTGAGCAGCCGGCTCGGCCGTACCCCCACCGTCAAGGAACTCGCCCAGCTGATGTGCCTGAGCGAGGAGGAGGTCGACGAGGCCCGCCTCGCCTCGAACGGCTACGCCTCGTCGTCCCTCGACGCCGCGATCCACTCCGGTGAGGACGGCGAAGCCGCGCTGGCCGACTTCATCGGCGCCGACGACGGCGCCCTCGAACTCGTCGAGGACTTCAACGCCCTGGCCCCCCTGATCGCCGGACTCGACGACCGTGAACGGCGCATCATCCACATGCGGTTCGTCGAGGAGCGCACCCAGGCCCAGATCGGCGAAGACCTCGGCGTCTCCCAGATGCATGTCTCCCGTCTGCTCAACCGCACCCTCGGAAAGCTCCGCGCGGGCATGCTCACCACGCGCTGA
- a CDS encoding NAD-dependent malic enzyme, with amino-acid sequence MSTTHSVRTPATPDVLQDPMSNHGVAFSAAERDTYGLTGRLPASVLTLGQQAQRAYRQLQRQRDDLAKYVYLEQLHDRNETLYYRVLADHLAELLPVVYDPTVGDAIEQYSEEFRSPRGIFLSIDAPDDIETAFRTLGLRSEDVELLVCTDAEEILGIGDWGVGGIEIAIGKLAIYTAAAGIDPRRVIPVSLDVGTDNEVLLNDPLYLGNRHARVRGAAYDAFIERYLETASTLFPNALLHFEDFGPDNARRILESYGHRYRIFNDDLQGTGAITLASVLSAVKVTGVPMRSQRLVVFGAGTAGVGIADQIHAAMVRDGATEEEATSRIWLVDKQGLLTSDMTDLREFQKPYARGPEEVEGWGGDGAASLLETVTHAAPTILLGTSTAHGAFTEEVVKSMARGVDRPIVLPISNPTSRIEADPRDVIAWTDGKALVATGLPFGPMRYEGVDYHFGQANNALVYPGLGLGTLVSGADRVTAGMLIAAAEAVAGQVDVSAPGASLLPEVENLRASTATTAVAVVRAAQAEGVATAKIDNVVQAVQDAMWQPAYSDGGAA; translated from the coding sequence ATGAGCACCACGCACTCGGTCCGGACGCCGGCGACGCCGGACGTCCTCCAGGACCCGATGAGCAACCACGGCGTCGCGTTCAGCGCCGCCGAACGGGACACCTACGGGCTGACCGGCCGACTGCCCGCCAGCGTACTGACGTTGGGACAGCAGGCGCAGCGGGCCTACCGCCAACTCCAGCGCCAGCGCGACGACCTGGCCAAGTACGTGTACCTGGAACAGCTGCACGACCGCAACGAGACCCTGTACTACCGGGTGCTCGCCGACCATCTCGCCGAACTGCTCCCGGTCGTCTACGACCCGACGGTCGGCGATGCCATCGAGCAGTACTCCGAGGAGTTCCGCAGTCCGCGGGGGATCTTCCTGTCGATCGACGCGCCGGACGACATCGAGACGGCCTTCCGCACCCTGGGGCTCAGGTCCGAGGACGTCGAACTGCTGGTGTGCACCGACGCCGAGGAGATCCTGGGGATCGGCGACTGGGGCGTGGGCGGGATCGAGATCGCGATCGGCAAGCTCGCCATCTACACGGCGGCCGCGGGGATCGACCCGCGCCGGGTGATCCCGGTGTCCCTGGACGTCGGGACCGACAACGAGGTCCTGCTCAACGATCCGCTCTACCTGGGCAACCGGCACGCGCGGGTCCGCGGCGCCGCCTACGACGCGTTCATCGAGAGGTACTTGGAGACCGCGTCCACGCTGTTCCCGAACGCGCTGCTGCACTTCGAGGACTTCGGACCCGACAACGCCCGGCGGATCCTGGAGAGTTACGGACACCGGTATCGCATCTTCAACGACGACCTGCAGGGGACCGGGGCGATCACCCTGGCCTCCGTGCTGTCCGCGGTGAAGGTGACCGGCGTGCCGATGCGGAGCCAGCGGCTCGTGGTGTTCGGCGCCGGGACCGCGGGCGTGGGCATCGCCGACCAGATCCACGCCGCGATGGTGCGCGACGGCGCCACGGAGGAGGAGGCCACCTCGCGGATCTGGCTGGTGGACAAACAGGGCCTGCTGACCAGTGACATGACCGATCTGCGGGAATTCCAGAAGCCGTACGCCCGCGGGCCCGAGGAGGTCGAGGGCTGGGGCGGTGACGGAGCGGCGTCGCTGCTGGAGACCGTCACTCACGCGGCGCCGACCATCCTGCTCGGGACCTCCACCGCGCACGGCGCGTTCACCGAGGAGGTCGTCAAGTCCATGGCGCGGGGGGTGGACCGTCCGATCGTCCTGCCGATCTCCAACCCCACTTCCAGGATCGAGGCCGATCCGCGGGACGTGATCGCGTGGACGGACGGCAAAGCGCTGGTCGCGACCGGGCTGCCGTTCGGACCGATGCGGTACGAGGGCGTCGACTACCACTTCGGCCAGGCCAACAACGCGCTCGTCTATCCCGGGCTCGGGCTGGGCACCCTCGTCTCCGGCGCCGACAGGGTGACCGCGGGCATGCTGATCGCGGCCGCCGAGGCGGTGGCCGGCCAGGTGGACGTCAGCGCGCCGGGTGCCTCACTGCTGCCCGAGGTCGAGAATCTGCGGGCCTCCACCGCCACCACCGCGGTCGCCGTCGTACGGGCCGCCCAGGCCGAGGGCGTCGCCACCGCGAAGATCGACAACGTGGTGCAGGCGGTGCAGGACGCCATGTGGCAGCCCGCGTACTCCGACGGCGGCGCGGCATGA
- the fumC gene encoding class II fumarate hydratase, whose protein sequence is MAARVLRRRRGMTGAGGEPAPVILDLPIGLSATGTRRETDSLGAVEVPADRYWGAQTQRSLIHFSIGDDRMPKAVYHAYGQVKKAAAIVNGRAGRLPGWMADLIERVCDEVIGGALDENFPLYVWQTGSGTQSNMNTNEVISNRAVQLTGGRLGSKTPVHPNDHVNMGQSSNDTFPTAMHIAAVKEVHEHLLPSVQALQRSIDAKAERWRDVVKIGRTHLEDAVPLTVGQEWSGYAHQLRQAMSVATASTRGLFELAAGGTAVGTGLNAPEGFAEEIAHEIAQATGYPFVTAPNKFAAQGGLDAMVNASAGLRALAVPLMKIANDIRWLASGPRCGLGELVLPANEPGSSIMPGKVNPTQCEAMVMVCIQVLSEDSAIAFAGSQGNFELNAMRPVIINNFLHAATILADACEKLREYCVEGAELQGERVADYVDRSLMLVTALSPEIGYDKASAIAHKADDEGTTLREAAVASGYVSAAEFDRIVDPTTMVGPSAPR, encoded by the coding sequence GTGGCAGCCCGCGTACTCCGACGGCGGCGCGGCATGACCGGCGCGGGCGGGGAACCCGCGCCGGTGATCCTGGATCTGCCGATCGGCCTGTCGGCGACCGGGACACGGCGCGAGACCGACTCCCTGGGCGCCGTGGAGGTGCCCGCCGACCGGTACTGGGGTGCGCAGACCCAGCGGTCGCTGATCCACTTCTCCATCGGTGACGACCGGATGCCCAAGGCGGTCTACCACGCCTACGGTCAGGTCAAGAAGGCCGCCGCGATCGTGAACGGGCGGGCCGGACGGCTGCCGGGCTGGATGGCGGACCTGATCGAGCGGGTCTGCGACGAGGTGATCGGCGGGGCGCTCGACGAGAACTTCCCGCTCTACGTCTGGCAGACCGGTTCGGGCACGCAGTCCAACATGAACACCAACGAGGTGATCAGCAACCGTGCCGTCCAGCTGACCGGTGGCCGGCTCGGCAGCAAGACCCCGGTACACCCCAACGACCATGTGAACATGGGGCAGTCCTCCAACGACACCTTCCCCACCGCGATGCACATCGCGGCCGTCAAGGAGGTCCACGAACACCTGCTGCCGTCGGTGCAGGCGCTGCAGCGCTCCATCGACGCCAAGGCCGAGCGATGGCGGGACGTGGTGAAGATCGGCCGGACCCACCTGGAGGACGCGGTCCCGCTGACCGTCGGACAGGAATGGTCCGGGTACGCCCATCAGCTCCGGCAGGCGATGTCCGTGGCGACCGCGTCCACCCGGGGACTGTTCGAACTCGCCGCCGGCGGCACGGCGGTGGGTACCGGCCTGAACGCGCCGGAGGGCTTCGCCGAGGAGATCGCCCACGAGATCGCGCAGGCGACCGGATACCCGTTCGTCACGGCGCCGAACAAGTTCGCCGCACAGGGCGGTCTGGACGCCATGGTCAACGCGTCGGCGGGCCTGCGCGCCCTCGCGGTCCCCCTGATGAAGATCGCGAACGACATCCGGTGGCTGGCCTCGGGGCCGCGCTGCGGGCTGGGCGAACTGGTCCTTCCCGCCAACGAGCCCGGCAGTTCGATCATGCCCGGGAAGGTCAACCCGACCCAGTGCGAGGCCATGGTGATGGTCTGCATCCAGGTCCTGTCGGAGGACTCCGCGATCGCCTTCGCGGGTTCCCAGGGCAACTTCGAGCTCAACGCGATGCGTCCGGTGATCATCAACAACTTCCTGCACGCCGCGACGATCCTCGCCGACGCCTGCGAGAAGCTGCGTGAGTACTGCGTCGAGGGCGCCGAACTCCAAGGCGAGCGGGTCGCCGACTACGTCGACCGGTCCCTGATGCTGGTCACCGCGCTGTCGCCGGAGATCGGCTACGACAAGGCCTCCGCGATCGCGCACAAGGCCGACGACGAGGGCACGACGCTGCGCGAGGCCGCCGTGGCCAGTGGGTATGTCAGCGCGGCCGAGTTCGACCGCATCGTCGACCCGACGACCATGGTCGGGCCGTCCGCGCCCCGGTGA
- a CDS encoding pirin family protein: protein MSNLDRDAVPALCGGRGFVVAEPVRELLSPRRVKLGESTEVRRLLPNLGRRMIGAWCFVDHYGPDDIADEPGMQVPPHPHMGLQTVSWLHEGEVLHRDSTGSLQTIRPRELGLMTSGRAISHSEESPKPHARLLHGAQLWVALPDAHRHTDPHFEHHADLPLVTAPGVTATLILGTVDGTTSPGTTYSPIVGADLALLEGADVRLPLEPDFEYAVLSMAGEAHVDGVPVLPGSMLYLGCGRTELPLRAASDASLMLLGGEPFEEELIMWWNFIGRSQREIEEGRKDWMEGSRFGEVHGYDGDRLSAPALPPVPLKPRGRVR, encoded by the coding sequence ATGAGCAATCTTGATCGCGACGCCGTTCCCGCGTTGTGCGGTGGCCGCGGGTTCGTGGTGGCCGAGCCGGTGCGTGAACTCCTCAGTCCCCGCCGGGTCAAGCTCGGCGAGTCCACCGAAGTCCGGCGCCTGCTGCCCAACCTGGGCCGACGCATGATCGGCGCCTGGTGCTTCGTCGATCACTACGGCCCCGACGACATCGCCGACGAGCCCGGCATGCAGGTCCCGCCGCACCCGCACATGGGTCTGCAGACCGTCAGCTGGCTGCACGAGGGCGAGGTGCTGCACCGCGACTCCACGGGCAGTCTGCAGACCATCCGCCCGCGCGAACTGGGCCTCATGACCTCGGGCCGCGCCATCAGCCACTCCGAGGAGAGCCCCAAGCCGCACGCCCGCCTCCTGCACGGAGCGCAGCTGTGGGTCGCCCTCCCCGACGCCCACCGGCACACGGACCCGCACTTCGAGCACCACGCCGATCTGCCCCTCGTCACGGCGCCTGGCGTCACGGCCACGCTCATCCTGGGCACCGTCGACGGCACGACCTCGCCCGGTACGACGTACAGCCCGATCGTCGGCGCCGATCTGGCCCTGTTGGAGGGCGCGGACGTACGCCTGCCGCTGGAGCCCGACTTCGAGTACGCCGTGCTGTCCATGGCGGGCGAGGCCCACGTCGACGGCGTGCCGGTCCTGCCCGGTTCGATGCTCTACCTCGGCTGCGGCCGCACCGAGCTTCCGCTGCGCGCCGCGTCGGACGCGTCCCTCATGCTCCTCGGCGGCGAACCGTTCGAGGAGGAGCTGATCATGTGGTGGAACTTCATCGGGCGCTCCCAGCGGGAGATCGAGGAGGGACGGAAGGACTGGATGGAGGGCTCCCGCTTCGGCGAGGTGCACGGCTACGACGGCGACCGGCTCTCCGCGCCGGCGCTCCCGCCGGTTCCGCTGAAGCCGCGGGGACGGGTGCGCTGA
- a CDS encoding MarR family winged helix-turn-helix transcriptional regulator has translation MSSEADHATPGFLVWRLSMKWRVAVDRAVAPLGLTHAQYSLVASLYGMHHAGLRPSQRQLADHTGLEPLYVSKLARALETAGTVDRTRDPADPRAVRLSLTEDGREVARRAIGVVHGVLDQLLDPLGGLDSPRTRAFSGELAVLLGVSLEPRDGRAAGPTPPSDPTPPHGQAHSTQQHSDQHHVDEEQS, from the coding sequence ATGAGTTCGGAAGCAGACCACGCGACCCCCGGTTTCCTCGTCTGGCGCCTGTCCATGAAATGGCGGGTGGCCGTCGACCGGGCGGTCGCGCCGCTGGGGCTGACCCACGCCCAGTACTCGCTGGTCGCGTCGCTGTACGGGATGCACCACGCCGGGCTGCGGCCCAGTCAGCGGCAGCTCGCCGACCACACCGGACTCGAACCGCTCTACGTCTCGAAGCTGGCCCGTGCCCTGGAGACGGCCGGCACCGTCGACCGCACCAGGGATCCGGCCGATCCCCGGGCAGTCCGCCTGTCACTCACCGAGGACGGCCGGGAGGTCGCCCGACGTGCCATCGGGGTGGTCCACGGAGTGCTCGATCAGCTCCTCGACCCCCTCGGCGGGCTGGACAGCCCGCGCACACGGGCGTTCAGCGGCGAACTGGCCGTCCTGCTCGGGGTTTCGCTCGAACCGCGCGACGGCCGGGCCGCCGGCCCCACACCACCTTCCGACCCCACACCACCCCACGGACAGGCACATTCCACCCAGCAGCATTCCGATCAGCACCATGTCGACGAGGAGCAGTCATGA
- a CDS encoding MarR family winged helix-turn-helix transcriptional regulator, with product MTVSTPPVNGQVIGLAHYASRAVLETELARAGVTFNQSVALRAVSDQGGTVERARLVARLTGALKIQERAAEGTVDEMTDLGLLAKPAAGQVSLTDTGGEVFERIRTAGNQIAARLYAGIPAEDLATVGRVLTLVTERAEAELAGA from the coding sequence ATGACCGTCAGCACTCCCCCTGTCAACGGGCAGGTCATCGGCCTGGCCCACTACGCGAGCCGCGCGGTCCTGGAGACCGAGCTCGCCCGCGCCGGTGTCACCTTCAACCAGTCGGTGGCCCTGCGCGCCGTCTCCGACCAGGGCGGAACCGTCGAGCGCGCACGGCTCGTCGCCCGCCTGACCGGCGCACTGAAGATCCAGGAGCGGGCGGCCGAAGGGACCGTCGACGAGATGACCGACCTCGGGCTGCTGGCGAAGCCGGCCGCCGGCCAGGTGTCGCTGACCGACACCGGCGGCGAAGTGTTCGAGCGGATCCGCACCGCGGGGAACCAGATCGCGGCCCGGCTCTACGCGGGAATCCCGGCGGAGGACCTGGCGACCGTGGGCCGCGTGCTGACCCTGGTCACGGAACGGGCCGAAGCGGAGCTCGCGGGCGCGTAG
- a CDS encoding tetratricopeptide repeat protein — MDMEYYDHGTAADRWERARMFFDAKDYTAAARVLGGLVEEVPEQVGPRLLLARSYYHSAQLGRAETELRALVELDPVEHYARLMLGRTLQRQGREDEAASHLRIASALAGEFEQV; from the coding sequence GTGGACATGGAGTACTACGACCACGGGACGGCCGCGGACCGTTGGGAGCGGGCGCGGATGTTCTTCGACGCCAAGGACTACACCGCGGCGGCGCGGGTCCTGGGCGGGCTGGTGGAGGAGGTGCCGGAGCAGGTCGGTCCCCGGCTGCTGCTGGCACGTTCGTACTACCACTCGGCCCAACTGGGTCGCGCCGAGACGGAGTTGCGCGCGCTCGTCGAGCTCGACCCGGTGGAGCACTACGCCCGGCTGATGCTGGGCCGCACGCTCCAGCGCCAGGGGCGCGAGGACGAGGCCGCGTCGCACCTGCGGATCGCCTCGGCGCTCGCGGGCGAGTTCGAGCAGGTGTGA
- a CDS encoding CNNM domain-containing protein → MTIGTALLVTVLLLVGSGFFVAAEFALVAARRHRMEQAAAAGRRGAAAALAGMRELSLMLAGAQLGSTVCTLGLGSVSKPAISHELDPLLHRLGLPAALSYGVSFALAMFVVVFLHMVVGEMAPKSWAIAYPERSAMLLAPPFRAIVRTLRPLIVALDRVSNALVRLCRVTPRGELASVHNREQLAQLVEESERVGLISRKDSVLITRSLTEPQQPVGVLQTPADRIASVPADASVDTVLGVAAGSDRTRLLVRADDGVTVVGSVHARDALVARAQGRAATARELARPVPELAAHDTVAHAVEQLRLRRASLAVVRDASGELTGLVSLDDLLGRLMEPGAV, encoded by the coding sequence ATGACCATCGGGACGGCTCTCCTCGTCACCGTGCTGCTGCTCGTCGGCAGCGGATTCTTCGTGGCCGCCGAATTCGCGCTGGTCGCCGCCCGCCGCCACCGGATGGAACAGGCCGCGGCGGCCGGACGGCGCGGTGCCGCGGCGGCGCTCGCCGGCATGCGGGAGCTGTCGCTGATGCTCGCGGGCGCCCAACTCGGCTCCACCGTCTGCACCCTGGGGCTGGGCTCCGTCTCCAAGCCCGCGATCTCCCACGAACTCGACCCGCTGCTGCACCGGTTGGGCCTGCCCGCCGCACTGAGCTACGGCGTGTCCTTCGCGCTGGCGATGTTCGTGGTCGTCTTCCTGCACATGGTGGTCGGTGAGATGGCCCCCAAGTCCTGGGCCATCGCGTACCCCGAACGCTCCGCGATGCTGCTGGCGCCGCCCTTCCGGGCGATCGTCCGGACGCTCCGGCCCCTGATCGTGGCGCTCGACAGGGTGAGCAACGCGCTGGTCCGGCTCTGCCGGGTCACCCCGCGCGGCGAACTGGCCTCGGTCCACAACCGCGAGCAACTGGCCCAGCTCGTCGAGGAGTCGGAGCGGGTCGGTCTGATCAGCAGGAAGGACTCCGTGCTGATCACCCGCTCCCTGACCGAACCGCAGCAGCCGGTCGGCGTGTTGCAGACCCCGGCCGACCGCATCGCCTCGGTCCCCGCGGACGCCTCCGTCGACACCGTGCTCGGTGTGGCGGCGGGCAGCGACCGCACCCGCCTGCTCGTCCGAGCCGACGACGGTGTCACCGTCGTCGGCTCGGTGCACGCCCGCGACGCCCTGGTCGCGCGCGCCCAGGGCCGCGCCGCGACCGCGCGCGAGCTGGCCCGCCCCGTACCGGAACTGGCCGCGCACGACACGGTCGCCCACGCCGTCGAACAGCTCCGCCTGCGCCGCGCCTCCCTCGCCGTCGTCCGCGACGCGTCGGGCGAACTGACCGGCCTGGTGAGTCTGGACGACCTGCTGGGGCGGTTGATGGAACCGGGGGCCGTGTGA
- a CDS encoding hemolysin family protein, whose translation MSAALGLLAVLVLTAGTGYFVAQEFAYVAADRLALAREAAAGDRRAARALRVLERLSFMLSGAQLGITVTGLVVGFLAEPSVSALLAPLLQGSGLPDGAVTGVSVVLAFVLATVLQMVLGELAPKNLALAVPERLAKALANSTLTYLRIVGPVVRLFDGAADRLLRGAGIEPVDELHHGATLEELGHLIGESHEHGQLPRETADLLDHALEFSDRTLDEVMVPRADVVFVRGDATAAEAVRLIAAHGHSNHPVLGDHPDDISAVLGVRELMRVPADRLARTTAGAVGRRPLLLPDTLPLPDAVTQMRAHDDEFAVVLDEHGGVAGIVTYEDIAEELVGDIADETDTVEEIAVADGTGWLVDAGRRLDEVAGVTGLGLPEEDDYDTVAGLVVDRLGRLPAVGDRLTLELSDGRRVSVDVQALDRHVPRRVRLERLPAMSTGKERA comes from the coding sequence GTGAGCGCCGCACTCGGTCTCCTGGCCGTGCTCGTCCTGACCGCGGGCACCGGCTACTTCGTGGCCCAGGAATTCGCGTACGTGGCCGCCGACCGCCTGGCGCTGGCTCGGGAGGCGGCGGCGGGCGACCGGCGGGCCGCCCGCGCCCTCCGGGTGCTGGAGCGGCTGTCGTTCATGCTCTCGGGTGCCCAGCTCGGCATCACCGTGACCGGCCTGGTCGTGGGCTTCCTCGCCGAGCCGTCCGTGTCGGCCCTGCTCGCACCCTTGCTCCAGGGTTCCGGCCTCCCGGACGGCGCGGTCACCGGCGTCTCCGTCGTGCTGGCCTTCGTCCTGGCGACCGTGCTGCAGATGGTCCTCGGCGAGCTGGCACCCAAGAACCTCGCCCTGGCGGTCCCGGAGCGCCTCGCGAAGGCCCTGGCGAACTCGACGCTCACCTATCTCAGGATCGTCGGCCCGGTCGTACGGCTCTTCGACGGCGCGGCGGACCGGCTGCTGCGCGGGGCCGGCATCGAACCCGTGGACGAGCTGCACCACGGCGCCACCCTCGAGGAACTCGGCCATCTCATCGGCGAGTCCCACGAGCACGGACAGCTGCCCCGGGAGACCGCGGACCTCCTCGACCACGCCCTGGAGTTCTCCGACCGCACCCTCGACGAGGTCATGGTGCCCCGCGCCGACGTCGTCTTCGTCCGCGGCGACGCGACGGCGGCGGAGGCCGTCCGGCTGATCGCCGCACACGGACACTCGAACCACCCCGTCCTGGGAGACCACCCGGACGACATCAGTGCCGTCCTCGGCGTACGCGAACTGATGCGGGTGCCGGCCGACCGGCTCGCGCGGACCACGGCGGGCGCGGTCGGCCGGCGCCCGCTGCTGCTGCCGGACACCCTGCCGTTGCCGGACGCGGTGACTCAGATGCGCGCGCACGACGACGAGTTCGCCGTGGTCCTCGACGAACACGGCGGCGTGGCGGGCATCGTCACGTACGAGGACATCGCGGAGGAGCTCGTCGGAGACATCGCGGACGAGACCGACACCGTCGAGGAGATCGCGGTCGCCGACGGCACCGGCTGGCTCGTGGACGCGGGACGACGCCTGGACGAGGTGGCCGGGGTCACCGGTCTCGGCCTGCCCGAGGAGGACGACTACGACACCGTGGCGGGCCTGGTCGTGGACCGGCTCGGCCGCCTCCCCGCGGTCGGGGACCGGCTGACGCTCGAACTGTCCGACGGACGCCGCGTGTCGGTCGACGTACAGGCCCTGGACCGGCATGTCCCGCGGCGCGTGCGCCTGGAGCGGCTGCCGGCCATGAGCACCGGGAAGGAGCGGGCATGA